A genomic stretch from Thermoanaerobaculia bacterium includes:
- a CDS encoding NAD(+)/NADH kinase, protein MKSRPKIALLAKREAPARLLARKLLDEFERRGADVLVDDETALSLGGGEGFPRRKIPRDRRLVVSLGGDGTLLSATRAASDGAEILGVNLGTLGFLTGVSKREVRSLAADVLSDNFDRDVRRLLEVSVSEAGARTRKFRVLNDAVLNRGALSRIARFTLRFDGKPFSSMRADGLIISSPTGSTAYNLSAGGPLLHPHVHGFIVTPICPHALTHRPIVLPAGKALEVAFEAGTAEGIYLTLDGQEGFRLPSGCVLRAGVARRTVTLLRRPQSDYFATLSEKLNWGV, encoded by the coding sequence GTGAAAAGCCGCCCGAAGATCGCGCTCCTCGCCAAGAGGGAAGCGCCCGCGCGGCTGCTCGCGCGAAAGCTCCTCGACGAGTTCGAACGCCGCGGCGCGGACGTGCTCGTCGACGACGAGACGGCCCTTTCGCTCGGCGGCGGCGAGGGATTTCCGCGGCGGAAGATCCCCCGCGACCGCCGGCTCGTCGTGTCGCTCGGCGGGGACGGCACGCTGCTCTCCGCGACGCGCGCCGCGAGCGACGGGGCCGAGATCCTCGGCGTGAACCTGGGCACGCTGGGGTTCCTGACCGGCGTGTCGAAGCGCGAGGTGCGGTCGCTCGCCGCCGACGTCCTCTCGGACAACTTCGATCGCGACGTGCGGCGCCTGCTCGAGGTCTCCGTGAGCGAGGCGGGGGCGCGGACGCGGAAGTTCCGGGTCCTCAACGACGCCGTTCTGAACCGCGGCGCGCTGTCGCGCATCGCGCGCTTCACGCTGCGATTCGACGGGAAGCCCTTCTCGTCGATGCGCGCCGACGGGCTGATCATCTCGAGCCCGACCGGATCGACCGCGTACAACCTTTCGGCCGGCGGGCCGCTCCTTCATCCTCACGTCCACGGATTCATCGTGACCCCGATCTGCCCGCACGCGCTCACGCATCGCCCGATCGTCCTTCCGGCGGGGAAGGCTCTCGAGGTCGCCTTCGAGGCCGGCACGGCGGAAGGGATCTACCTGACGCTCGACGGGCAGGAGGGCTTCCGGCTGCCGTCGGGATGCGTGCTGCGGGCCGGCGTGGCCCGGCGGACCGTCACGCTGCTCCGCCGCCCGCAGAGCGACTATTTCGCCACCCTCTCCGAGAAACTCAACTGGGGCGTGTGA
- a CDS encoding TlyA family RNA methyltransferase, whose amino-acid sequence MKNPRLDEWMIAAGAADSLAAARGLILAGRVSIDGRRADKAGERVAPGARVEVAARKHPYVSRGGVKLAAALDAFAIDCRGKTALDVGASTGGFTDCLLQRGAAKVHAVDTGYGQIDSRLRGDPRVVLHERTNARRLDPAEFPDPIEVAAIDVSFISARRVLPAVAERLAPGASVVVLVKPQFEARREEVRPGGLVLDPEVRARVVEEVAAAASPLGLARIGAVPSPIAGAHGNAEILLGLRKGA is encoded by the coding sequence CGCGGCGGGCGCCGCAGACTCCCTCGCGGCGGCGCGGGGCCTCATCCTCGCGGGACGGGTGTCGATCGACGGGAGGCGCGCCGACAAGGCGGGGGAGCGCGTCGCGCCGGGAGCGCGGGTGGAGGTCGCCGCGCGAAAACATCCGTACGTTTCCCGCGGGGGCGTCAAGCTCGCGGCGGCGCTCGACGCGTTCGCGATCGACTGCCGCGGGAAGACGGCGCTCGACGTCGGCGCTTCGACCGGCGGCTTCACGGACTGCCTGCTGCAGCGCGGCGCGGCGAAGGTCCACGCGGTCGACACGGGCTACGGTCAGATCGACTCGCGGCTCCGCGGGGATCCGCGCGTCGTCCTCCACGAGCGCACGAATGCGCGACGGCTCGATCCGGCGGAGTTCCCCGATCCGATCGAGGTCGCCGCGATCGACGTCTCCTTCATCTCGGCGCGCCGCGTTCTCCCGGCGGTCGCGGAACGGCTCGCGCCGGGGGCGTCGGTCGTCGTGCTCGTCAAGCCCCAGTTCGAGGCGCGCCGCGAGGAGGTCCGTCCCGGCGGCCTCGTCCTCGACCCGGAGGTGCGCGCGCGGGTCGTCGAGGAGGTCGCGGCGGCGGCGTCTCCTCTCGGGCTCGCGCGGATCGGGGCGGTGCCGAGCCCGATCGCGGGAGCGCACGGCAACGCAGAGATCCTCCTCGGCCTCCGAAAAGGCGCGTGA